A window of Chlamydiales bacterium STE3 contains these coding sequences:
- a CDS encoding Hydrolase (Product derived from UniProtKB/Trembl:L8JLP1) has product MFFKVIFMKYSFFLLFLIWSGLSANPANSFTDGYVQCEEGQLYYRTIGKGEPIVLIHGGPGLDHSYFLPVMDTLAEDHLVVYYDQRGSGKSQCIVNCETVNMDKFVSDLEALRIALDLETLTLVGHSWGSLLAIEYTLAFPKRVKSLILLHSLPPTSKGLEKYYENLDLLLKPISDQLAKIELSEDFKHGQLDAVRNYLDLILQKFFYDENKILLLNTHLSQNTASNFFKIGELIDSDYLGDYDLTKQLNLLNVPTLILHGDNDPVPVKFAVKLNREIKNSRYLEIKNSGHFSFIEQPVIFFREINAFLSQETLKHKISPPH; this is encoded by the coding sequence ATGTTTTTCAAAGTCATTTTTATGAAATACTCTTTTTTCTTATTGTTTCTCATCTGGAGTGGTCTTTCAGCGAACCCCGCTAATTCTTTTACTGATGGGTATGTACAATGTGAGGAAGGGCAACTTTACTACCGCACAATTGGAAAAGGGGAGCCTATAGTCCTCATTCATGGGGGGCCAGGACTTGATCACTCCTATTTTCTACCAGTGATGGATACTTTGGCAGAAGATCACCTTGTCGTCTATTATGATCAGAGAGGGTCGGGAAAATCTCAATGTATCGTAAACTGTGAGACAGTTAATATGGACAAGTTCGTAAGCGATCTAGAGGCTTTAAGGATTGCTCTTGATCTTGAAACCCTTACTTTGGTTGGGCACTCTTGGGGCAGTTTACTAGCAATAGAGTATACATTAGCTTTTCCTAAACGGGTCAAATCTCTCATCCTATTGCATTCATTGCCCCCAACAAGCAAGGGGTTAGAAAAGTACTATGAAAATCTTGATTTGCTATTGAAACCTATTTCAGATCAGTTAGCAAAAATAGAGCTTTCGGAAGACTTTAAACATGGGCAACTTGATGCTGTACGAAATTATCTAGACCTAATTTTGCAAAAGTTTTTCTACGATGAAAACAAAATTCTGCTACTCAATACACATTTAAGCCAAAACACAGCTTCCAATTTTTTTAAAATCGGGGAGTTAATCGACAGCGATTATCTTGGGGATTACGATCTTACGAAACAACTTAATTTGCTAAACGTACCCACTCTAATTCTTCATGGGGATAATGATCCTGTTCCAGTAAAATTTGCTGTAAAGTTAAATCGAGAAATTAAAAATTCGCGCTACTTAGAAATAAAAAATTCAGGCCACTTTTCTTTTATCGAGCAGCCTGTGATCTTTTTTAGAGAAATCAATGCCTTCCTATCTCAAGAAACTTTAAAGCATAAAATTTCTCCGCCGCACTAA
- a CDS encoding tRNA-splicing ligase RtcB (Product derived from UniProtKB/Swiss-Prot:Q6LXF9;Gene name derived from UniProtKB/Swiss-Prot:Q6LXF9;EC number derived from UniProtKB/Swiss-Prot:Q6LXF9): MSMFNLKKIHPATYLVPQEKGMRVPGLVIGTEELFAECDIEKPLEQLRHVAYLPGITGYSIAMPDIHWGYGFPIGGVAAMDAETGVISPGGVGYDINCGVRIAIAPIPFQSINKTTQLKLLKKAFSYIPSGVGHGHKKEKGLADTDYRHLIEQGARWSIEKGFGFLQDLDHMESNGLITGGDVLAVSELAKHRGRQQLGSIGSGNHFVEIGSIDTIFLPEIAKEWRVELGRTYILIHSGSRGFGHQVCQDTLNEFIKQGYAEGLPDRQLVAAPITSLAGQHYFAAMAAAANFAFNNRQQILHHVRRAFKEVLKINQEDVRLIYDVCHNIAKFESYEVEGEIKKLCVHRKGATRAFGPSHPELSPLFQKTGQPVLVPGDMGRASHLMAGSGNPLTWCSACHGAGRAKSRVQSLKNWSGRDLIDYMSQQGITVMANSSKTIAEEMPDAYKDVESVVEAVQKAGLARMVARLKPHLVIKG, translated from the coding sequence TTGTCGATGTTTAACCTCAAGAAAATCCATCCTGCAACATACCTTGTACCACAAGAAAAAGGTATGCGCGTTCCTGGACTTGTTATTGGAACTGAAGAACTTTTTGCTGAGTGTGACATCGAGAAGCCTCTCGAGCAGTTAAGGCACGTAGCTTATCTTCCAGGCATTACAGGTTACAGCATTGCAATGCCGGATATTCATTGGGGCTATGGATTCCCCATAGGAGGTGTCGCAGCGATGGACGCAGAAACAGGAGTGATCAGCCCTGGAGGTGTCGGCTACGATATAAATTGCGGCGTACGCATTGCAATTGCCCCTATACCATTTCAAAGTATTAATAAAACCACGCAGCTTAAGTTGCTTAAAAAGGCTTTTTCTTACATCCCTTCGGGAGTCGGCCATGGTCATAAAAAAGAGAAAGGACTTGCAGATACCGATTATCGCCACCTTATTGAGCAAGGGGCGCGCTGGTCGATCGAAAAAGGATTTGGCTTCTTACAGGACTTGGACCATATGGAAAGCAACGGACTTATAACCGGAGGCGATGTGTTAGCAGTATCCGAACTGGCTAAACATCGGGGCCGGCAACAGCTCGGATCGATTGGCTCAGGAAACCATTTTGTAGAAATTGGCAGTATTGACACGATTTTCTTGCCAGAAATTGCTAAAGAGTGGAGGGTTGAGTTAGGACGCACCTACATCCTTATTCATTCTGGGTCAAGAGGATTTGGCCATCAGGTATGCCAAGATACGTTAAATGAATTTATCAAACAGGGTTATGCAGAGGGCCTTCCCGATAGACAACTTGTTGCAGCCCCGATTACAAGCCTTGCTGGCCAGCATTATTTTGCAGCGATGGCTGCAGCGGCCAACTTTGCCTTTAACAACCGCCAGCAGATTTTGCACCATGTAAGACGAGCTTTTAAAGAAGTGCTCAAAATCAACCAAGAAGATGTGCGTCTTATCTACGATGTCTGTCACAATATTGCTAAATTTGAGTCCTATGAAGTTGAAGGAGAAATTAAAAAACTCTGCGTCCACCGAAAAGGTGCAACACGAGCATTCGGTCCCAGCCACCCTGAATTGTCGCCTTTATTTCAAAAAACGGGACAACCTGTGCTTGTTCCGGGAGATATGGGAAGAGCTAGCCATTTGATGGCCGGGAGCGGGAATCCTCTCACATGGTGTAGTGCGTGTCACGGAGCAGGAAGAGCTAAAAGCCGAGTACAATCCTTAAAAAACTGGTCGGGAAGAGACCTAATTGATTATATGAGCCAACAGGGTATCACAGTGATGGCCAATTCTTCTAAAACAATTGCCGAGGAGATGCCTGATGCCTACAAGGATGTCGAGAGTGTTGTAGAAGCTGTTCAGAAAGCAGGACTTGCTAGAATGGTGGCACGGCTGAAACCTCATCTTGTCATAAAAGGGTAA
- a CDS encoding Uncharacterized protein (Product derived from UniProtKB/Trembl:D1R5X6) gives MNDLHSKRLFLGFEVQAPWPDLFPQGRLVPEKSRHLTLVFLGNQNPKYLNTILPNFPLPKFSVGLSGNFSHCLFLPSQHPNVVAWEGIFWDRSIDFIRYYQKSRDWLIEKNILTEKQEHWLCHTTIARKPFIEKKWRDAFIKIPFIITQLHLYESLPNLNYQPIWTHPFLLPFEEFEHTADIAYKIRGDNPNQIFLNAFCALCWKFPKLLSFIPREIQFKNLDEIIINLNECVGFADAEYGCPFKAISFHGQLVKKEKHLEWEMIVDV, from the coding sequence ATGAATGATTTGCACTCAAAGCGTCTTTTTTTGGGCTTTGAAGTCCAAGCACCATGGCCCGATCTTTTCCCACAAGGTCGCTTAGTTCCTGAAAAATCTAGGCATTTAACCCTTGTTTTTTTAGGTAATCAGAACCCTAAGTATTTAAATACTATTTTGCCCAACTTTCCCTTGCCGAAATTTTCTGTAGGTCTGTCAGGGAACTTTAGTCATTGTCTTTTTCTCCCATCCCAACACCCCAATGTTGTGGCATGGGAGGGTATTTTTTGGGACCGTTCCATCGATTTTATCCGTTACTACCAAAAAAGCCGGGATTGGTTAATTGAAAAAAATATTCTAACAGAGAAACAAGAACATTGGCTTTGCCATACGACCATTGCGAGAAAACCCTTCATAGAGAAAAAATGGCGTGATGCCTTTATAAAAATTCCCTTTATTATTACCCAGCTCCATCTTTATGAAAGCTTACCCAACCTTAACTACCAACCAATTTGGACACACCCCTTTTTGTTGCCTTTTGAAGAATTTGAACATACTGCCGATATCGCTTATAAAATAAGAGGCGATAATCCCAATCAGATTTTCCTCAATGCCTTTTGCGCTTTATGCTGGAAATTTCCTAAACTCCTTTCATTTATTCCAAGAGAAATCCAGTTTAAAAATCTGGATGAGATTATTATTAATTTAAATGAGTGTGTCGGTTTTGCAGATGCAGAATATGGATGCCCTTTTAAAGCTATCAGCTTTCATGGCCAACTTGTAAAAAAAGAAAAACACTTAGAATGGGAAATGATTGTCGATGTTTAA